From the genome of Sphingobacterium kitahiroshimense, one region includes:
- a CDS encoding Rpn family recombination-promoting nuclease/putative transposase, protein MVAHAEPVFIDPTTDEGFKRLFGDKVNLINFLNIIFRGRKMITDLTYRDTERIGATEEIGKVIFDLVVQISTGEEIIIEMQTSTQTNLKQRMLYYASKVISDTAPKGNRKAWAYAIPEVYTIVLMDGFHMPGVDRNTYFHDTCLCNRDSGQIFYEGFGFIYLEIINFVKSEAEVEDELDKVFFMLKNMSTLKTLPRIMKSAVFQRFFQLASYAKLTKEEKTMYDISLKRKWDAEAVRMYQQEQVEGLEKQLKEAKKEAKKASLVAKAEGLAEGLAEGEHNKAIETALRFKEMGLLVEQIAKGTGLSIEEIEKLK, encoded by the coding sequence ATGGTAGCACATGCAGAACCCGTATTTATTGATCCGACCACCGATGAAGGATTCAAGCGGTTATTCGGAGACAAAGTCAACCTGATCAACTTTCTCAACATCATCTTTCGTGGTCGAAAGATGATCACAGATCTTACTTATCGGGATACCGAGCGTATCGGAGCGACCGAAGAGATCGGTAAAGTTATCTTTGATCTTGTAGTCCAGATCAGTACAGGAGAAGAGATCATCATCGAGATGCAGACGAGTACACAGACCAATCTGAAGCAACGCATGCTGTACTATGCCAGCAAGGTCATTTCAGACACAGCACCCAAAGGAAACCGTAAAGCCTGGGCGTATGCCATTCCCGAGGTTTACACCATTGTCCTGATGGACGGTTTTCATATGCCGGGAGTTGATCGGAACACATATTTTCACGATACCTGCCTGTGTAATAGAGATTCAGGACAAATTTTCTATGAAGGATTTGGGTTTATCTATTTAGAAATTATTAACTTTGTTAAAAGCGAAGCTGAAGTTGAAGACGAACTGGATAAAGTATTCTTTATGCTCAAAAATATGTCTACGTTAAAGACCTTGCCACGGATCATGAAATCGGCGGTATTTCAACGATTCTTCCAGTTGGCCAGCTACGCAAAATTGACAAAGGAGGAAAAGACTATGTATGATATTAGTTTAAAACGCAAGTGGGATGCCGAAGCAGTGCGGATGTATCAACAGGAACAAGTTGAAGGACTAGAAAAACAATTGAAAGAGGCTAAAAAAGAAGCTAAAAAAGCATCATTAGTAGCTAAAGCTGAAGGACTTGCTGAAGGACTTGCTGAAGGCGAACACAATAAAGCTATTGAGACAGCTTTGAGGTTTAAAGAGATGGGTTTACTTGTAGAGCAAATCGCTAAGGGTACCGGACTTTCAATAGAAGAGATCGAAAAACTGAAGTAG